The following are encoded together in the Candidatus Bandiella woodruffii genome:
- the xth gene encoding exodeoxyribonuclease III: MNKIYGVSLIVKSKGYMLICWNLNSVSARLEHLKKVIKQNSPDVLLLQEIKCINEKFPHDELGDLGYNIEVFGQKTYNGVAVLSKHPIEDVCIGLEQVVQEQEARYIETTVAINGICNRIISVYVPNGAEVGSEKFKYKLEFLQRLYERLSHLKSIEENIIIGGDFNIAPEEIDVYDAKQMSGRVCFHIDERKWFRKILNLGYIDSFREFNRDMQQFSWWDYRAGSWQHNKGLRIDQILISPKLMDKITKAGVLTEPRGWERTSDHAPIYIGW; this comes from the coding sequence TTGAATAAAATATACGGAGTGTCATTAATTGTAAAGAGCAAGGGGTATATGCTAATTTGTTGGAATCTAAACTCTGTGTCGGCAAGGCTGGAACATCTAAAAAAAGTAATAAAGCAAAACAGCCCAGACGTACTTCTGTTACAAGAAATAAAGTGCATTAATGAAAAATTTCCTCATGATGAGCTTGGAGATCTGGGGTACAACATTGAAGTTTTTGGCCAAAAAACATATAACGGAGTTGCTGTTCTAAGCAAGCATCCCATAGAAGATGTGTGTATAGGATTGGAACAAGTAGTTCAGGAGCAAGAAGCGAGGTATATAGAAACAACTGTAGCAATAAACGGTATTTGCAATAGAATAATTTCAGTATACGTACCGAATGGAGCAGAGGTTGGCTCTGAAAAGTTTAAATATAAATTGGAGTTTTTACAAAGACTATACGAAAGATTAAGTCACCTTAAAAGCATAGAGGAGAATATAATCATTGGTGGAGATTTCAATATTGCTCCGGAAGAAATAGATGTATATGACGCAAAGCAAATGTCAGGAAGAGTGTGTTTTCATATAGACGAAAGGAAATGGTTCCGTAAGATATTGAATTTAGGCTATATTGATTCATTCAGAGAATTTAATCGTGACATGCAGCAGTTCAGCTGGTGGGATTATAGAGCTGGTAGCTGGCAGCATAATAAGGGCTTGCGTATAGACCAAATCTTGATTTCTCCGAAATTGATGGATAAAATCACAAAAGCAGGGGTATTAACCGAGCCAAGAGGTTGGGAGAGGACATCAGACCATGCTCCAATCTATATTGGTTGGTAG